Sequence from the Salvelinus alpinus chromosome 35, SLU_Salpinus.1, whole genome shotgun sequence genome:
ATAATATGCATTCTACTGACCATCAACCATTTCACCGTCATAACAACATGCATGCTTGCATGTGTGAAATTCAACCATAATAATAACTAAAAGTCACTAAAACTGCCTCGAAGAAAATGAGAATTCAACAGTGTTTCTCTGCACCTCCCCACATCCATAATCTCCgttctcccccttctctcactccctctatctccctaTTCAGGAGTACAAGCCTCCTGCGACGCGGCGGCTCCATGAGATCTTGGGGGTGGAGACCGGGGGTCCTGGCGGGAGGCGGGGCGGAGAGCAGGGGCACGCTCCCTGCGACTACCTGAAGTTCAAGGACCTGATCCTGCGCATGCTGGACTACGACCCCAAGACGCGCATCACACCCTTCTACGCGCTGCAGCACAACTTCTTCAAGAAGACGACGGACGAGGGCACCAACACCAGCAGCTCCACCTCCACCAGCCCGGCCATGGACCACAGccactccacctccaccaccagctCCGTCTCCAGCTCCGGTACGGGACACAgcagttagtatacagtataccctTACCATAAGTCACAGTCCACTGCATCGGGAAACATCTGCAGAGGTCAAACCTCAAAAGAGCAAACTAAACATTGGCAGCTTGTTTGATCCCATATTCCCACTGCAGTGTTTCCCCCAGATAATTCTCCCCTATGTTTGTAAAAAACACCAAGATTCCTTAGATTGAGAGCTATTGAAAGTCCGTTGAAGCCATGTTGGTTAGTATTGTAAAGGATCTTGTCTGGGAGATCCCTCCCACCTACATAGTCTTCGGGGGAACACTGCAGTCTACTGCGTCATAGTGATGGTGGTTCAATGTTACATCTCAGCCAGCCCCTACAGCCCCTCGCTCTCTGCAACAGCCACACAGTCTCCATAGAAACAAGCTCCTAGTCACTTCAGCCGCAGCTCAGTCCCTACAGCCTGCAGCACACCGTCACCATAGCAACAGCTCAGCCTCAGCGGCCTCTCCTCTGCCACAGCTACAGCTCCCATTCACCATGGCAACAGCTTCTCACCTTAGCTACAGCACCATGTTCAGCAGCTCAGCAACAGGTTATGGTCCCAGCAGTGATGGACTGTCAGTATGTTGACGTAACACAACTATTGTGTATTCTGACTGACCGAGTgtcttttccccctctcctcccctactctccctctcctccccctctcctcccctactctccctctactcccctactctccctctcctcccctactctccccctactcccctactctccctctactcccctactctccctctcctcccctactctccctctcctcccctactctccctctactcccctactctccctctactcccctactctccctctcctcccctactctccctctactcccctactctccctctactcccctactctccctctactccctctctcttcccctactccctctctcttcccctactcCCTCTGTCCAGGTGGATCTAGCGGTTCTTCCAATGACAACCGGAATTACCGGTACAGTAACCGGTACTACAACAGTGCAGTTACTCACTCAGACTACGAGATGCAGAGTCCACAGGTGAGCAGAGGTTTAAATCTGACCTCACTCTGATGTCTCAGATCTCATCACATGGAACAACATGTTCTTCCTCTATACCAGCTGGAACTGACATttgtatgatgtactgtagattctgcattctctgtttctaacgatgacctctcttcctcccccccacTGCCAAGGCTCCATCTCAGCAGCAGCTACGCCTCTGGCCGGGTGGAGAGGGGGGCATGGGTCCCCTGTCCAACAGCGGCAGTAGCGTCGGCGACCCCCCATACCCCCAGCTGCTGCTGCACAAGCCGGCGGCCACGCAGCACTCGCGCCACTTCCTGGGAGGCGGCGGCGTCGGGGGCATGATGGAACCACACCACCCGCACCCCATCTACGGCGGTCACCACGGCAACGGGCGGGGCCTGCGGCAGACTGGACAGGGGAACCAGCCCCAGGGCCAGGCTTCACAGGGCCAGCCCCTGATGCCCATCTCCTCCCCACAGATGCCGGATAGCATCGAGCTCAGCCTCACACACCACCACCATCTGGGTCAGTCTTCCATCATGCCGCCCCCATCCAGCTTGGACTCCAGCCAGTACGGCTCCTCCAACCTCCACCTGGGCCTCTCTGCCTTTCGGACTAGGACGGTCATGGCCCCCCAGCCGCCCCCCGCCGGCTCCCAGCAACAGTTGGCCCAGCCCCCAGCCTCTCAGGACAGCTTGGTCGCTGCCTCCGGGCTTGGATACATCCCCCCATGCTACCCGGgcagtaacaacaataacaacccTCCCCAGGGTAGCGTGGTCGGGGGCGGGATGCTCACCGGGGGGCCCCCACCCAGGGGAGTAGGGGGCAGCGGGGGGAGGCCGGACTCTGAGGAGTCCACCATGATGGGTGTGTGCGGCAGTGGAGGCGGTGGTGGTCAGAATGCGGCCAACTCTTGATAAATCTTGAACAAATTCCAAAAGCCATACAATTTTAACAACGACAACATTACAATTTCAACACgcatacacattatacacacttgAGTTTGAAACAAATACGGCCACACATACAGTTACAGAGATAAACTTGTGAAATATCAAAGGAATTTAGTTTTGTTTTGCATGGGAGAAGGTCGAGGGAGAGTAAGAGAGGCTTTGAAACCATTTTTATCCTTTTTTCAGtttctttgtttttcttttgttGAAGGTAAGAAACGGGGCTCAGTAGTTGGAATGGAAAGTTTCAGATAAGTttgtttttattgttattattatattatttgatTTTATGTGATTTAAGGAAAGGTTTGCAGCGAGATTTTTGTTGTTTGGGTTGTTTTTTGGAATGAAGACCGCAAAGGTAAATGAATGGTTTGAAAAGTGGTAATTGTTGGTTAAGAAGAGGGAGGCACGAGAGAATACCCTTATGCTatttttaaaatctattttttgaAGTCTAGGTTTAATtgtacatgttttatttattaaacATCACTACACGAGGAGGAGGGTAAATGGGGAGATCGGAAGAGCGCTAAATTGAGAGGTggtttatttattcatttttatttaaatttataCAGGTTTAGTTTTATTTGCTGATGGACAGAAAACACTTGCGCATAcacagaaaaacaaacaaactagGGTCTTTTTAGTTTGTTTTTTAGTTCAGTATATCTCACCcccgaaacacacacacttttgtttTAAAAAAATTATTCTCTCGCTTGACACTGGCTTATATATCTTAAACTATGAAACCGATCATAGAAATAAAATGAAGCAAATGACAAAAACCGTAGTCACCACACAGTGAGAAACTATACGATGAGGAGGCTGAAACATTTGACGAAGTGAGACGCTttcaagaggagagggggaacagaaCTTCTACACAAAAGGAGGAAGTGATTCAAGAAGAACAAAAAACAACTAAACATTTTGCCACAAGGAAAACCAAAATGCTTCCCTGTTGTTTAAAAAGAAAATAGTCTGCCTTCTACTTCAACATCTAACCAGAATCtttcaccctctttctctctctctttccttactCACTTTTGTTTTGGACCGTAAACTACAGAAACGTAACACACATTTTGGGTTGGATTAACTCTGGATATGCTAAGCCAAATCTTGCTCACTCTGTCTCGATCTCTCGCtcttttctttctcctctctgcccCATTTTTCTGTTGGAAGGGAGGGGGGCAATATATAGCAGGAGGGAAGAGTACATACTTATGAGGGGACACTTTCATGCCCTCCTTACCCCTACAGCCCCCATGACTCGACTTCTCTGGCCTCTTTTTTCTTTCTCCTGTCTTttttctccccttccctccctccttcacgaCACTCTGTGAGTGCTGTTTGCcatcaagtaaaaaaaaaagtgaactaCTCTCTCGGCTGCTATCTCCACTTTCAACCATGTTCGGATTGCTGCTAAAgaaaacaaacagacagataaataaataaaaataaactttttAACCCTCCTGCTTCAGAAAAAATGGAAAAATAAACCACTGCATCTCATGTATTTATTACTATTTAACAAGAAAAAGAAAAGGTAAAAATTAacctgttttcttctgttttttGTTTGGTTGCCTTCTTCCTGCTGGTGAAAGTTGGGCATTGACTAAATGTAACAGTTAAAGGTGGTATTAAAACACTCTTAGTTTAAGTCAGCCACTGGGCGGGGCCTGAATGGGGAACCTAGGTAAGAATAAAGTTGGATATATAAGAATAAAGAGTATACTTTTGCACACAAAGGTCAAATGCAAATCACAGCTTTCAGTCGACAGACCCTCATCTGAGCAATGTGCATACAGTAGCAGGCCTACCACAAAGACAAACTGTTGATGTGGCAAGCAAAGTGATCACTGACATGGCATAATAAATCTGAGATTTGCGTTTGACCTCAAGTTATTtcattcttttttgttgttgtacctGAGTGTAACTGGTGTTGGTTGGGTGTGGTGGGGATGATGTCCATGAAGAACCACAAAGTTGGTGTTGCTACTAATGAACTTATTAGGAATCAGTCTCATTGTTTGGATAGTCTTGCACTCTTGTGACAATATTTTATTGTTGCCCATGTACAGTAGCAGGCAGCTCTGAGTAAAGTGTAAACATAGCATTACAGCTATATACATCGATTGGTGGTTTACTATCAAACGGTTACACTGAGTACACATAGTTTCTCCACTGTATTTGAACCAGTTTCTTCCTGGAGGTAACGATTGATGAAAAGGTGCTACTAAAAGTGTTAAAGACAGGTTCTTGTTACCCTGATGGCCTACTCTATGCCCTTAGCTGTATCTTTGGTCGCAGCTTACGTTGGCACAatcctccgtgtgtgtgtggtggtggtggtggtgggtgggagGGGGGGGCAGTATGGTTACCTATACCATAAAACTACATGCAATTAGAACCAATTTAGGACCGTTTGACTCATGTTCATCAACACATTTGCGGTCTTCCTAGTTGAGAGTTATTGAATATTAATAATAGGTGAAGGTCAAGTGTTGTATTCACCCAAGTCACTGAGTAAAATTGAGAGCACAGTTTATACTGGCATCTGGTGGATAGATAAGTGAATTACATACTCAAGCTTACATTGTAACATAGTAGGCAATGCAAAATACGTTTTTATATATCATTGCAAATATAATGACGCGAATCATTAATGGATCATCTACGCCCAGTAGCCTACATGCAACAAACGTCGCCGTGTGTGCCAAGTGCGTAATTGTTGCGCCAAAACCAGGTGAGCGCAATTATCAAGCGCCTACAAGATTAATATTTAAATGGTCACTAGTTTGCTAACAACAGTGTGCCCACGAGGCGCTCTGGACTACAgagttttattatttatttctgcGGCTTTGGTCACGTTGAACATGGCGCAAGTTGCGTGGATGTTTTGTCTGTTTGCATCGATTTTTTCTGCCTTTCCATTCACACAAGTATCAGCGGAAGCTGATTTTAATGTTGACAGATGGGAGGGTCAAGTGCATCAAGACTACCAATTTTCGGAGCCGCACCTCCCGGGCAATGTACCAGTGCGTGAGGTGATCAGGCCTCGGATAGGGGAAGACGATGCCATCGGTGCCCAGCGGTCAGAACCACCATACTACTTCCTTCCCATGTTCCAGCACTCTGCGGTTCCCGTCGTCGATAGGGACTTGTTCAGACCAGTCGCCGAGAAAATACGTTTCCCCAGTATCTTGACCAACCTCTTGTTTCTGCCACAAAATAGCCCAGAGCGTAACCACTTCTCTCCCGTGCGTAATCCGCGTGGAGTGGAGGTGTGGTGCGGGTACAACAAGATATCCGTGCGCATCAACAGAGGTCAGCTTAGGTTTAGCTGTCTGGCCTCCATGCTCTTCCTGGGCACTTGCCCTGTCACCCGGGTCACCCCACTTTTCTTTTACTTCCATTATGATTGAATGACTGTGGCAGTACTCAAACGGTAAGATGTGTTGGGATACATTTTGTCCTCACTATCCaataggagcacactcttaaactGACCCTGAAATATGTACTCTTTATTCTGTTAATGACTTCCAGACCATGAATGGCCAGCTGGTGTACTCCAGCTCACTTCGCTTTTCTCCAGAACCACAAGGGCCAGTGAAAAGAGCCATACCTCTCAACCTCCCCATTCAGTGCATATACTGTATAACTGGTGTAGTGCCCACTAGACTAGCCTACAGTAGGCATTTATACTTCAGTCTTACTACTGTGTGATGAGTGTTTTTTGCTGTTTACCATCCATTTCCTTAAGAGATTCCACTACTCCTACAAAGTTGGCTATGTACCTGAGATGCATGACCGCAATCTCTTGAAGAGTATGAATGGCAAACACATCTTTAGGCTCACTGCATGCAATGGTAAGTAAACATGTCCCATTACAAGAGTTTGCAAGTTGATTTAAGGGGCAGAGAATGAGGGGCAAATCGTTCTCCAAATACAGAGCAATGGGAACAATTGTCGTCAGAAGAGGGCTACATGCTTGAGGAGCCAATGTACTTCAAAGCCTACGCTGCTTTTGTCCCCAAAGATGAGTGTGTTTGTTGATTCCTGCTTTGTTACAACATCCAAGGACCCAAATGCCACACCTCGCCTTGAAGTCATTCACAACTTTGGGTAATCAAACACTTAAATTCTCACACACTGATGTAGATATAGCATTTGTATCAATCAATTCTAGTGGTGGGTATATCCACGTGTATGTGTTTTTAGATGTATGGTGGACAGCAAGCGGAAAGGTAGTCAGTCCCAGTTCTTCTCCAGAGTCAAATGTTCTGCTGTGGATGCACTGTGGATGCTTTCCTGTTTCCCCCAAATCACTGCCAAGGTTGGGCTATATCCTTTTATGGCACACAAATGTTTCCACAACACCAGTGAATAGggggatatacactgctcaaaaaaataaagggaacacttaaacaacacaatgtaactccaagtcaatcacacttctgtgaaatcaaactgtccacttaggaagcaacactgattgacaaatttcacatgctgttgtgcaaatggaatagacaacaggtggaacttataggcaattagcaagacacccacaataaaggagtggttctgcaggtggtgaccacagaccacttctcagttcctatgcttcctggctgatgttttggtcacttttgaatgctggcggtgctttcactctagtggtagcatgagacggagtctacaacccacacaagtggctcaggtagtgcagctcatccaggatggcacatcaatgcgagttgtggcaagaaggtttgctgtgtctcagcgtagtgtccagagcatggaggcgctaccaggagacaggccagtacatcaggagacgtggaggaggccgtaggagggcaacaacccagcagcaggaccgctacctccgcctttgtgcaaggaggagcactgccagagccctgcaaaatgacctccagcaggccacaaatgtgcatgtgtctgctcaaacggtcagaaacagactccatgagggtggtatgagggcccgacgtccacaggtgggggttgtgcttacagcccaacaccgtgcaggacgtttggcatttgccagagaacaccaagattggcaaattcgccactggcgccctgtgctcttcacagatgaaagcaggttcacactgagcacatgtgacagacgtggcagtctggagacgccgtggagaacgttctgctgcctgcaacatcctccagcatgaccggtttggcggtgggtcagtcatggtgtggggtggcatttctttggggggccgcacagccctccatgggctcgccagaggtagcctgactgccattaggtaccgagatgagatcctcagaccccttgtgagaccatatgctggtgcggttggccctgggttcctcctaacgcaagacaatgctagacctcatgtggctggagtgtgtcagcagttcctgcaagaggaaggcattgatgctatggactggcccgcccgttccccagacctgaatccaattgagcacatctgggacatcatgtctcactccatccaccaacgccacgttgcaccacagactgtccaggagttggcggatgctttagtccaggtctgggaggagatccctcatgagaccatccgccacctcatcaggagcatgcccaggcgttgtagggaggtcatacaggcacgtggaggccacacacactacggagcctcattttgacttgttttaaggacattacatcaaagttggatcagcctgtagtgtggttttccactttaattttgagtgtgactccaaatccatacctccatgggttgatacatttgatttccattgataatttttgtgtgattttgttgtcagcacattcaactatgtaaagaaaagtatttaataagaatagttcattcattcagatctaggatgtgttattttagtgttccctttattttttggagcagtgtatatatatatacactgctcaaaaaaatgaagggaacacttaaacaacacaatgtaactccaagtcaatcacacttctatgaaatcaaactgtccacttaggaagcaacactgattgacaataaatttcacatgctgttgtgcaaatggaatagacaaaaggtggaaattataggcaattagcaagacacccccaaaaaaggagtgattctgcaggtggtgaccacagacaacttctcagttcctatgcttcctggctgatgttttggtcacttttgaatgctggcggtgctctcactctagtggtagcatgagacggagtctacaacccacacaagtggctcaggtagtgcagttcatccaggatggcacatcaatgcgagctgtggcaaaaaggtttgctgtgtctgtcagcgtagtgtccagagcatggaggcgctaccaggagacaggccagtacatcaggagacgtggaggaggccgtaggagggcaacaacccagcagcaggaccgctacctccgcctttgtgcaaggaggtgcactgccagagccctgcaaaatgacctccagcaggccacaaatgtgcatgtgtcagcatatggtctcacaaggggtctgaggatctcatctcggtacctaatggcagtcaggctacctctggcgagcacatggtgggctgtgcggccccacaaagaaatgccaccccacaccatgactgacccaccgccaaaccggtcatgctggaggatgttgcaggcagcagaacgttctccacggcgtctccagactctgtcacgtctgtcacatgtgctcagtgtgaacctgctttcatttgtgaagagcacagggcgccagtggcgaatttgccaatattggtgttctctggcaaatgccaaacgtcctgcacggtgctgggctgtaagcacaacccccacctgtggacgtcgggccctcataccaccctcatggagtctgtttctgaccgtttgagcagacacatgcacatttgtggcctgctggaggtcattttgcaggactctggcagtgcaccttcttgcacaaaggcggaggtagcggtcctgctgctgggttgttgccctcctacggcctcctccacgtctcctgatgtactggcctgtctcctggtagcgcctccatgctctggacactacgctgacagacacagcaaacctttttgccacagctcgcattgatgtgccattctggatgaactgcactacctgagccacttgtgtgggttgtagactccgtctcatgctaccactagagtgagagcaccgccagcattcaaaagtgaccaaaacatcagccaggaagcataggaacgagaagttgtctgtggtcaccacctgcagaatcactccttttttgggggtgtcttgctaattgcctataatttccaccttttgtctattccatttgcacaacagcatgtgaaatttattgtcaatcagtgttgcttcctaagtggacagtttgatttcacagaagtgtgattgacttggagttacattgtgttgtttaagtgttccctttatttttgttGAGCAGTGTAcaatggggagaacaagtatttgatagactgctgattttgcaggttttcctacttacaaagcatgtagaggtctgtaattttttatcataggtacacttcaactgtgagagacggaatctaaaacaaaaatccagaaaatcacattgtatgatttttaagtaatttatttgcattttattgcatgacataagtatttgatacatcagaaaagcagaacttaatatttggtacagaaacctttgtttgcaattacagagatcatacgtttcctgtagttcttgaccaggtttgcacacactgcagcagggattttggcccactcctccatacagaccttctccagatccttcaggtttcggggctgtcgctgggtaatacggactttcagctccctccaaagatgttctattgggttcaggtctggagactggctaggccactccaggaccttgagatgcttcttacggagccactccttagttgccctggctgtgtggtcatgctggaagacccagccacgacccatcttcaatgctcttacttgaGGGATGGagattgttggccaagatctcgcgatacatggccccatccatcctcccctcaatacagtgcagtcgtcctgtcccctttgcagaaaagcatccccaaagaatgatgcttcacggttgggatggtgttcttggggttgtactcatccttcttcttcctccaaacacggcaagtggagtttagaccaaaaagctctatttttgtctcatcagaccacatgaccttctcccattcctcctctggatcatccagatggtcattggcaaacttcagacgggccttgacatgcgctggcttgagcagggggaccttgcaggattttaatccatgacggcgtagtgtgttactaatggttttctttgagactgtggtcccagctctcttcaggtcattgaccaggtcctgccgtgtagttctgggctgatccctcaccttcctcatgatcattgatgccccacgaggtgagatcttgcatggagccccagaccgagggtgattgaccgtcatcttgaacttcttccattttctaataattgcgccaacagttgttgccttctcaccaagctgcttgcctattgtcctgtagcccatcctagccttgtgcaggtctacaattttatccctgatgtccttacacagctctctggtcttggccattgtggagaggttggagtttgtttgattgagtgtgtggacaggtgtcttttatacaggtaacgagttcaaacaggtgcagttaatacaggtattgagtggagaacaggagggcttcttaaagaaactcacaggtctgtgagagccggaatttttactggttggtaggtgatcaaatacttatgtcatgcaataaaatgcaaataaattacttaaaaatcatacaatgtgattttctggatttttgttttagattccgtctctcacagttgaagtgtacctatgataaaaattacagacctctacatgctttgtaagtaggaaaacctgcaaaatcggcaatgtatcaaatacttgttctccccactgtatcataCTCTGTTCCACAGCGTCTCTACCTGCACTGTACTATGACTGTCATGAAATTCACTTCAAAGCGGAGCGCCAAGTCCTGCACGTACAATAGAGCAGTGGGAAGGTAAACTGTCTTTTTGAGATTCCAACAGTAACCTCGACCAATCTCATCTATTTCTATatccagtggtgggaaaagtacccaattgtcatacttgattaaaagtaaagatacctttaacAAGTAAAAGTAagccacccagtaaaatactacttgagtaaaaatctaaaagtattttatttgaaatctacttaaatatcaaaagtaaatgctatAAATCTTCTCAAATTCCTTGTAtatgcaaaccagacggcactattttcttatttatttataggtagccaggggcacaccaatACTcagacatttacaaacaaagaatGTGTTTAGTAAGTCTGCAAGATCAGACAGTAGTGATGACCCGTGAGTTCTCTTGATAAGTCTGTGAATTGGAACAtattctgtcctgctaagcattcgaaatgtaaccagtacttttgggtgtcagggaacatGTATGGGATTAAAAAGtgcattttctttaggaataactagtaaaataaaaagtcaatataaatagtaaagtacagatctCCCCAAAAGGGTTGTACctcaaagtattttttactttacaccactgtcgaTCACAATAATTTGCTCAAGAATTACATCACAAGTT
This genomic interval carries:
- the LOC139563993 gene encoding dual specificity tyrosine-phosphorylation-regulated kinase 1B-like isoform X5, with amino-acid sequence MSSQHSHPSFSNIHSMAEQQQVLSDATILQRRIPPSFRDPASAPLRKLSVDLIKTYKHINEVYYTKKKRRAQQVPPEDSSTKKERKVYNDGYDDDNYDYIVKNGEKWLDRYEIDSLIGKGSFGQVVKAYDHHEQEWVAIKIIKNKKAFLNQAQIELRLLELMNKHDTEMKYYIVHLKRHFMFRNHLCLVFELLSYNLYDLLRNTNFRGVSLNLTRKFAQQLCTALLFLATPELSIIHCDLKPENILLCNPKRSAIKIVDFGSSCQLGQRIYQYIQSRFYRSPEVLLGMPYDLAIDMWSLGCILVEMHTGEPLFSGSNEVDQMNKIVEVLGVPPNHMLDQAPKARKYFDKLSDGLWTVKKNKDIKKVLYPSASEYKPPATRRLHEILGVETGGPGGRRGGEQGHAPCDYLKFKDLILRMLDYDPKTRITPFYALQHNFFKKTTDEGTNTSSSTSTSPAMDHSHSTSTTSSVSSSGTGHSSGSSGSSNDNRNYRYSNRYYNSAVTHSDYEMQSPQAPSQQQLRLWPGGEGGMGPLSNSGSSVGDPPYPQLLLHKPAATQHSRHFLGGGGVGGMMEPHHPHPIYGGHHGNGRGLRQTGQGNQPQGQASQGQPLMPISSPQMPDSIELSLTHHHHLGQSSIMPPPSSLDSSQYGSSNLHLGLSAFRTRTVMAPQPPPAGSQQQLAQPPASQDSLVAASGLGYIPPCYPGSNNNNNPPQGSVVGGGMLTGGPPPRGVGGSGGRPDSEESTMMGVCGSGGGGGQNAANS